GCACAAAGGCGCAGGTACGCAAATTCATGCGATTTCGCAAAACACACTCCTTCGAAGTGGCGGCTGCGAAAGCAGGCATGTCCGAGAACACGGCACGAAAATACTTCAAACAGGGAGGTCAGATTTTGCCAACACCAGATCGTGACTATCGCACACGCCAAGACCCTTTCAGCGAAGTTTGGAATGAGCTGCAGTCGATGCTTGAGAAAGACAGTGGTCTCGAAGCAAAGACGCTTATGCAGTGGCTGTTGGAGAGGTATCCGGACAAATTCAAACAAGCACATTTGAGAACTCTCCAGCGTCGCGTTTGTAATTGGCGTGCACTGAATGGTCCAGACAAAGAAATTTTCTTTCCGCAAAATCTTCAACCAGGTAGGCAGAGTCAAAGTGACTACACTAACTGCAACGAGCTGGCGGTAACGATTGTCGGCGAGCCATTCGATCACTTGTTGTTTCACTTTATGCTGCCGTACTCTCGATGGGAATTCGTTTCAATCGCTTTCACGGAAAGTTTTCAGTCATTGACAGACGGTTACGAGCAAGCCGTTGTCGAACTCGGTGGCGTAGCCCCAGAACATCGCACGGACAACCTGGCTGCTGCAGTTCCAATCGGACAGAGAAAAGAATTTCAGAAGCGATGGAAAGACTTTTTGCATCACTTTCGGGTTACTCCAACGACAAACAACCCGTATCAAAGCAACGAAAATGGTTCGGTTGAAAAATCGCATGATCTTTTGAAGAAGGGCTTGGATCAGCGTTTGCGATTGCGTGGCAGTAGGGAATTTCCAACACGCAACTCGTACGAAGAGTTCATATCTGCCTACGTTGAACGACGAAACCGGGAGAGAAAGGAGCGGGTAGCAGAAGAACTTTGCCTTCTTCGAGAGCTGCCACGACGAAATTGGAGTGCGCCGCAGGAGCTTGTGGTAACAGTCCGACCATGGAGCACTGTCACTATTTTGAAGAGCCTGTACTCGGTTCCGAGCAGGCTGGTTGGGGCGAAGTTGCAGGCTCTGGTTTACGCACAAAAAGTTGAACTCTACTACGGTAAAAAACTTGTTCAAGAGATGGAGCGAGTGCGCCCAGGGGAGAATGCGATCAACTATCGACATGTAATTGGACATCTATTGCGCAAGCCGGGTGCATTCGAAAATTACAAATTCCGTGATGAGCTGTTTCCGAGCGCCACTTTCCGACGGGCTTTTGACGTACTGTCTGAAGCAGGCAAAAGCGACAAGGAGTACTTAAAGCTTCTGAGTGTGGCAGCGTTAGATGGCGAGCATCATGTTGAAACAGCGTTGAACATCTTGATTGAGCTTTGCGAGCTGCCTACCGCCGACGCTGTGAAAGCCCTGCTGGTGACCAAGCATGCTGTGCCGGATGTCACTGTCCAACAGCCAAATCTTTCAATCTACGACGGATTGTTGAATAGTCACCTGGTCGGAGTTATGTCATGACTGAAAAAGCAAACAGACAAGAACAGCTGGACGGCATGCTCATGGGATTTCATTTGCCATCGTTCAAAAAGCACTATCTGACTTATGCTCGGAAATCAGAATTAGAGAAGCTTGACCACGTAGCCTATCTGTTTGAGCTGAGTAGGACAGAACAGGAAGACAGATACAACAGAAAAACGGAGAGATTGATCAAGGAGGCAAAACTGCCAGCTGGCAAAAGGCTCGACCTCTTTGATTTGAGTAACGTACCGAGTTTGTCTCCAAGCAAAGTCAGCGAACTTGCGACAGGCAAATGTCTCGATGCCTGCGAGAACGTCTTGATTTTCGGGAACCCTGGAACGGGCAAAACACATCTCGCAGTCTCGCTTGCTCGCGAGTGGTGCCTAATCGGAAGACGAACCTATTTCATCACCGCAGCAAAGCTGGTGCAAGAGCTGCTAAAAGCAAAACGGGACCTGAAGCTGAATTCGCTACTGAGCAAGTTGGACAAGTATGAAGCCTTGATCATTGACGACCTCTCCTACATTCCACAAGAACGTGATGAGACCGATGTGCTATTTGTCCTGCTCGCTGAGCGCTACGAACGTCGCAGCGTCGTCATCACTAGCAATCTTCCGTTCTCAAAATGGGACACTATTTTCAAAGATCCGATCACCGCAATGGCAGCTGTCGACAGGTTGGTACACCATTCAACGATCTTGGAATTGAACGGTGAAAGTTTTCGAGCAACTGCCGCCTCTAGAAAAAAGGCTGCAGCTAAAAATGTTGAATTCTAGAAACCCGCAATTCTAATTGTCGTTCAAACTCAATTTAATTTGACGTTACTCAACTGTCCTGAAAACTGCTCTTACACGACCGTCTGGACTCGGAGCGTAAGCAATTTGAACGTCCCTTTCAAAATGAATGATACTGTCTCGCAAGTCTCGACTTTCTTCAAACCAATCATTAGAGCAGATTAGTTCGGTTAATTCGGCTCCAATCAAGTTGCGCACACGATTTGGCTCATTTTGACATTGCGTTCGCAGCTGGCTGTAGGTTTCTTTCAACTGTTTCGATTTCGACGCAGAATCGCTTATTGTTTTTGCGACGGCATCAAACATAGATCTAATTTCAGCGTGAAATGCGTGAATATCGGTTTTAAGATACGCATGCCAATGGTCCGTTGAAAGCCCTTGTTGCTGCCACTGAACTGTTAGCCACTGAATCTTGTGCATTATGGTGACGATGGTGTCAAAATCATTTCCGAGAATGAACATTCGTTCGCAGAATTGGTCTCCTTTATGTCCGTATCCTTGCCAGTTGGGATCTTGATGAGGCATGGCTCTATT
This genomic interval from Candidatus Melainabacteria bacterium contains the following:
- a CDS encoding IS21 family transposase, with the protein product MTCTKAQVRKFMRFRKTHSFEVAAAKAGMSENTARKYFKQGGQILPTPDRDYRTRQDPFSEVWNELQSMLEKDSGLEAKTLMQWLLERYPDKFKQAHLRTLQRRVCNWRALNGPDKEIFFPQNLQPGRQSQSDYTNCNELAVTIVGEPFDHLLFHFMLPYSRWEFVSIAFTESFQSLTDGYEQAVVELGGVAPEHRTDNLAAAVPIGQRKEFQKRWKDFLHHFRVTPTTNNPYQSNENGSVEKSHDLLKKGLDQRLRLRGSREFPTRNSYEEFISAYVERRNRERKERVAEELCLLRELPRRNWSAPQELVVTVRPWSTVTILKSLYSVPSRLVGAKLQALVYAQKVELYYGKKLVQEMERVRPGENAINYRHVIGHLLRKPGAFENYKFRDELFPSATFRRAFDVLSEAGKSDKEYLKLLSVAALDGEHHVETALNILIELCELPTADAVKALLVTKHAVPDVTVQQPNLSIYDGLLNSHLVGVMS
- a CDS encoding AAA family ATPase, encoding MSRTEQEDRYNRKTERLIKEAKLPAGKRLDLFDLSNVPSLSPSKVSELATGKCLDACENVLIFGNPGTGKTHLAVSLAREWCLIGRRTYFITAAKLVQELLKAKRDLKLNSLLSKLDKYEALIIDDLSYIPQERDETDVLFVLLAERYERRSVVITSNLPFSKWDTIFKDPITAMAAVDRLVHHSTILELNGESFRATAASRKKAAAKNVEF